A genomic region of Photobacterium swingsii contains the following coding sequences:
- a CDS encoding serine/threonine transporter — MDTVKNNTVDSSSVNSAAKLGWSKSDTIWVLGLFGTAVGAGTLFLPINAGVGGLIPLIVMTLLALPMTYFAHRGMTRFVLSSSNPGADITEVVEEHFGAGMGKVITLLYFFAIYPILLVYSVALTNTVESFMVNQLGMVPPARAILALALIIGLMAVVRLGEQLIIKAMSVLVFPFVAVLLMLALYLVPYWNGAIFEQVMPTEGGFTTILMAVWLILPVMVFSFNHSPVISSFAVAKQKEYGEQAEKQCSRILARAHIMMVMVVMFFVFSCVLSLSPANLAEAKAQNVSILTYLSTHFEAPTIAYVAPVVAIIAITKSFLGHYLGASEGLNGLVVKLARDRNKEIGPKKLNTFTALFMLVTTWAVATINPSILGMIESLGGPIIAMILFIMPMYAINKVPSMRKYSGAMSNIFVTVIGLISISAIFYSLAQ, encoded by the coding sequence ATGGACACTGTGAAAAACAATACTGTTGACTCTTCATCTGTAAACAGCGCAGCCAAACTTGGCTGGAGCAAAAGCGATACTATTTGGGTTCTTGGCCTATTTGGTACTGCTGTAGGTGCTGGTACGCTTTTCTTGCCGATTAACGCAGGTGTGGGTGGTTTGATCCCGCTAATCGTTATGACTTTGCTTGCGTTACCTATGACTTACTTCGCACACCGTGGTATGACACGTTTTGTACTTTCAAGCTCTAACCCAGGTGCAGATATTACTGAAGTAGTTGAAGAACACTTTGGTGCGGGTATGGGTAAAGTAATCACCTTACTTTACTTCTTCGCTATCTACCCGATTCTATTGGTTTACAGCGTTGCACTGACTAACACAGTAGAAAGCTTCATGGTGAACCAGCTTGGTATGGTTCCACCAGCACGAGCAATTCTTGCACTAGCACTTATCATCGGCCTAATGGCTGTTGTACGTCTTGGTGAGCAATTGATCATCAAGGCGATGAGCGTACTGGTATTCCCATTCGTTGCTGTTCTACTGATGCTTGCGCTTTACCTAGTTCCTTACTGGAATGGTGCTATTTTTGAACAAGTAATGCCTACTGAAGGCGGCTTCACCACTATCCTTATGGCTGTGTGGTTAATCCTTCCTGTAATGGTGTTCTCATTCAACCACTCTCCTGTGATCTCTTCTTTCGCTGTTGCGAAACAAAAAGAGTACGGTGAGCAAGCAGAGAAACAATGTTCTCGCATTCTTGCTCGCGCTCACATCATGATGGTTATGGTTGTTATGTTCTTCGTATTCAGCTGTGTACTTAGCCTTTCTCCTGCGAACCTTGCAGAAGCTAAAGCACAGAATGTTTCGATTCTTACGTACCTATCAACGCACTTTGAAGCACCAACAATTGCTTACGTTGCGCCTGTTGTTGCGATTATTGCAATTACTAAATCTTTCCTAGGTCACTACCTAGGTGCAAGTGAAGGTCTAAATGGTCTAGTCGTTAAACTAGCACGTGACCGTAACAAAGAAATTGGCCCTAAAAAGCTAAACACTTTCACTGCGCTATTTATGCTTGTAACAACATGGGCAGTTGCAACTATCAACCCAAGTATTCTTGGTATGATTGAAAGTCTTGGTGGTCCTATCATCGCGATGATCCTATTCATCATGCCGATGTACGCAATCAACAAAGTACCATCTATGCGTAAATACTCTGGCGCAATGAGCAACATCTTTGTGACAGTTATTGGTCTAATTTCTATCTCTGCAATTTTCTACTCTCTTGCACAGTAA
- a CDS encoding pilus assembly FimT family protein, translating into MNMHKENGFTLIELIVVIVLVSTLSLIAWPRFFSIQVDSRIAAMNGLKASILTANEQVFGKSIIEGIDKLPEHKLVIDRKNNVAVWVRYGYPVWLGMSVHELLHVNLDEWFYGVNSGNEKEHTLRFGLSKIFNTPRDLMSDDAKKCFVVVKNTLKAVSVEVISDEC; encoded by the coding sequence ATGAATATGCATAAAGAGAATGGCTTCACCCTCATAGAGTTAATTGTAGTCATAGTGTTAGTGAGTACATTAAGTCTAATAGCCTGGCCAAGGTTTTTTTCTATACAAGTCGATAGTCGTATTGCAGCGATGAATGGGCTTAAGGCTTCAATCTTAACTGCAAATGAACAGGTTTTTGGGAAATCAATTATAGAAGGGATCGATAAGCTCCCAGAGCATAAACTGGTAATAGATAGGAAGAATAATGTAGCTGTCTGGGTGCGGTATGGCTACCCTGTTTGGTTGGGTATGAGTGTACATGAGTTATTACATGTGAACTTGGATGAGTGGTTCTATGGCGTCAATTCAGGAAATGAAAAAGAGCACACCCTTAGGTTTGGACTAAGTAAGATATTTAATACACCAAGAGATCTAATGAGTGATGATGCTAAGAAGTGTTTTGTTGTGGTTAAGAATACCCTAAAAGCAGTTAGTGTAGAGGTCATTTCTGACGAGTGTTAA
- a CDS encoding DUF411 domain-containing protein, producing MKFSRLVALSLLTFSSFSMAKAIQGTNYQSPYCGCCGAWVEHMEENGFDLDVVKTAEMTPIKIKLGLQPELASCHTAQIDGYTFEGHVPAEDIKRFLAEKPQRMIGLTVPGMPIGSPGMEQGDTKQAFEVLAFDKNGRTMVWSRYNQ from the coding sequence ATGAAATTTTCACGTTTAGTTGCCCTATCACTGCTTACTTTTAGCTCTTTCTCAATGGCCAAAGCAATTCAAGGCACAAACTATCAATCACCGTATTGTGGCTGTTGTGGCGCATGGGTTGAGCATATGGAAGAAAATGGCTTTGACTTAGATGTAGTAAAAACAGCTGAAATGACACCCATTAAAATTAAGCTCGGCTTACAGCCTGAACTTGCGTCATGCCATACAGCCCAAATCGACGGTTATACCTTTGAAGGTCATGTGCCAGCTGAAGACATTAAACGCTTTTTAGCAGAAAAACCGCAGCGCATGATTGGTCTAACCGTACCAGGCATGCCTATTGGTTCACCTGGTATGGAGCAAGGCGATACCAAACAAGCATTTGAAGTATTAGCATTCGATAAGAATGGTAGAACCATGGTTTGGTCACGCTACAACCAATAA
- a CDS encoding chitinase, with protein MTKLKHLTLLVGCSLVASSLIASAHAMNIQPDPLNPTGYIISRADVEAVEKTKTADPMYGVWAQALRTLPNVQVEAIEPGLATNPVNVKRAERVFPYAEWDFLTKMAAPEYTYTRFLRAIGKFPAFCGDYTDGRNADAICKKSIVTAFAHFAQETGGHIAKDNHWDNPLGLEEWQQALVHVREMGWSEGQVGYTTGCGQNDWQNKKWPCAAGQGYFGRGAKQLSYHFNYGAFSEVMYDGDASVLLNNPGLVADSWLNLASAIWFFLTPQAPKPAMLHVIDRTWIPSQREIDAGIGYGFGTTINVINGGIECGEQNKDKGQPVNRIRYWEGLSSYYQIPIEADETNTCWQQTPYGSLNLNGATDVLYTNWDGNWKYYADRPEGFSFECSLVGFQTAYSALVAGDYEKCVTNLYESHASWPEVRVVDKLDPQPPTPGPDPDPTPGEFTPWVPGETKVANGDKVIYQNKCFVAKNNPGVWDTPTQPNWFWDSIPCDGAPTPDPKPEPTPDPTPDPKPEPTPDPTPGEYIQWQAGVTKVANGDKVTNVGKCFVAKNNPGVWETPTASNWFWAEEVCK; from the coding sequence ATGACTAAACTGAAACATCTTACCCTGTTAGTGGGTTGTAGCCTCGTTGCAAGTAGCTTAATCGCAAGTGCTCATGCAATGAATATCCAACCTGATCCCCTTAATCCAACTGGTTATATTATTTCGCGCGCCGATGTTGAAGCGGTCGAAAAGACGAAAACGGCGGACCCTATGTATGGGGTATGGGCGCAAGCACTCCGAACACTGCCAAATGTGCAAGTGGAAGCGATTGAGCCTGGCTTAGCAACTAACCCTGTTAACGTTAAGCGTGCTGAGCGTGTTTTTCCTTATGCGGAGTGGGATTTCCTAACCAAGATGGCTGCGCCAGAATATACCTATACTCGCTTCCTACGTGCGATAGGTAAATTCCCCGCATTTTGTGGTGATTATACTGATGGCCGAAACGCAGATGCTATTTGTAAGAAGTCTATCGTAACGGCCTTCGCACACTTTGCCCAAGAAACTGGTGGGCACATAGCGAAAGACAACCATTGGGATAACCCTTTGGGGCTGGAAGAATGGCAGCAAGCGCTTGTGCATGTGCGTGAGATGGGGTGGTCAGAAGGTCAAGTGGGTTATACCACAGGCTGTGGTCAGAATGATTGGCAAAATAAAAAATGGCCATGTGCTGCTGGGCAAGGGTACTTTGGACGCGGTGCTAAACAGCTCTCTTATCATTTTAACTACGGCGCATTCTCTGAAGTTATGTATGATGGGGATGCAAGTGTACTCTTGAATAATCCTGGCTTGGTTGCCGACTCTTGGCTTAATCTCGCTTCTGCCATTTGGTTTTTCTTAACACCTCAAGCGCCTAAACCAGCCATGCTGCATGTTATTGATCGTACTTGGATACCTTCACAACGTGAAATTGATGCGGGTATAGGTTACGGTTTTGGTACCACAATTAATGTCATTAATGGTGGTATTGAATGTGGTGAACAAAACAAAGATAAAGGTCAGCCTGTTAACCGTATTCGTTATTGGGAAGGCTTATCTTCGTATTATCAAATTCCGATTGAAGCTGATGAAACCAATACGTGCTGGCAGCAAACACCTTATGGTAGCTTAAACCTTAATGGTGCAACAGACGTGCTATACACCAACTGGGACGGTAACTGGAAATACTACGCTGATCGTCCTGAAGGGTTCTCGTTTGAGTGTTCATTAGTGGGCTTCCAAACAGCATATTCTGCGCTAGTTGCAGGTGATTATGAGAAGTGTGTGACTAACTTATATGAATCCCATGCAAGTTGGCCTGAAGTACGTGTAGTGGATAAGTTAGATCCACAGCCACCTACACCAGGCCCAGATCCCGATCCAACGCCAGGGGAATTTACGCCTTGGGTACCAGGTGAAACCAAAGTCGCTAACGGTGATAAAGTGATTTATCAGAACAAGTGCTTTGTAGCAAAGAATAACCCTGGTGTTTGGGATACACCGACACAGCCAAATTGGTTCTGGGATAGCATTCCTTGCGATGGGGCGCCTACACCAGACCCAAAGCCTGAACCAACCCCAGATCCGACGCCAGACCCAAAACCTGAACCTACGCCTGATCCAACGCCGGGTGAATATATTCAATGGCAGGCTGGTGTCACGAAAGTAGCAAATGGCGATAAAGTTACAAATGTGGGTAAATGTTTTGTCGCTAAAAATAACCCTGGGGTTTGGGAAACACCAACGGCTTCAAATTGGTTTTGGGCGGAAGAAGTTTGTAAATAA
- a CDS encoding DNA-J related domain-containing protein encodes MQIDQYSEYDNPLIWPMISILQHQPKGWMIHTLSEELKQQGIWSQLDDDPDKDLFKRNFLLMNALYQLQEMLLPKQWLQAHAMDICLMPNKHSAENTIDINDPLRSYYLDWANYNADSDTIQELLSSFWRRYQDHIGHQEAEISIANARPEDLALFELPADATPQQIRKQWRKLALRWHPDRPAGDAIKFRTICEAWQRLQ; translated from the coding sequence ATGCAGATTGATCAGTATTCAGAATATGACAACCCGCTAATTTGGCCAATGATCTCTATCCTTCAACACCAGCCTAAAGGCTGGATGATCCATACGCTGTCTGAAGAACTAAAGCAGCAAGGTATATGGTCTCAGCTGGATGATGATCCCGATAAAGACTTGTTCAAGCGTAACTTCCTATTAATGAATGCGCTGTACCAACTACAAGAAATGCTGCTACCTAAGCAATGGCTACAGGCCCATGCGATGGACATCTGCTTAATGCCCAATAAGCACTCAGCAGAGAATACCATTGATATAAATGATCCACTGCGCAGTTACTATTTAGACTGGGCAAATTACAATGCCGACAGTGATACGATTCAGGAACTACTTTCTTCTTTCTGGCGACGCTACCAGGATCATATAGGCCACCAAGAAGCTGAAATCAGCATCGCAAATGCTCGCCCTGAAGATCTCGCTTTGTTTGAACTACCTGCCGATGCAACACCACAACAAATCCGTAAACAATGGCGAAAACTTGCTTTACGCTGGCACCCTGATAGACCAGCAGGCGATGCCATTAAGTTTCGTACAATCTGTGAGGCTTGGCAGCGACTGCAATAA
- a CDS encoding helix-turn-helix domain-containing protein — translation MQYTEEDQQILHDTWMSYKAKMRVTQIEMAKKLGMSQLVFSDILRGKLPLEHKFVNQFCDFIGVDPLLTLPSLRKNIGSTNNGSVLLTNRFILDGEIRNVRYSGNQLIVEYEHGSSETNAL, via the coding sequence ATGCAATACACAGAAGAAGATCAACAAATATTACATGACACATGGATGAGCTATAAAGCGAAAATGCGTGTGACGCAGATTGAAATGGCAAAAAAACTGGGTATGAGTCAGTTGGTTTTTTCCGATATTCTACGAGGGAAACTGCCTTTAGAGCATAAGTTCGTGAATCAATTTTGTGATTTTATTGGCGTTGACCCTTTGTTAACACTTCCTTCATTACGCAAGAATATAGGAAGTACTAACAATGGCAGTGTATTGCTTACTAACCGTTTTATTCTAGATGGCGAGATACGCAATGTACGCTACAGCGGTAACCAGCTGATTGTTGAGTATGAACACGGCTCAAGTGAAACAAACGCCCTTTAG
- a CDS encoding hybrid sensor histidine kinase/response regulator gives MTRAKTHSIQTLLYWGTGIIMALVLIFFYANSQLDKEENELHLLQLDIALSSQQMLMMRRHEKDFLARHDNKYVAKMSDEAKAIKSRLLTIDDNMAAHRLKADFNNNNTLAAIDAYQAQFKRLTDTVYLIYGDTQNTGAADKLKQSTLDFERVAFTANDEQLTYQLIDLQSLLIAFFKDFDTTLIPQIDLAFDNLQQRVNTQTNNQQLKIQFSQFSDHYYLLKGYFETLGYDHNSGQLGKLRATIHSVESNLSSLYNIIPSLIQNKLSNYMFYHNLLAGLLGLSILAVLSFVIRSVSNLESALVRSREKETKANRAKSSFLANMSHEIRTPLNGIIGMTEILADSKLSAIQKDYLTTINSSSQTLLMLINDVLDLSKIESGHLEVNAHTCDIREIIYDTAALIAPKAQQKNVDLRINMDANIPDYVRADEQKIRQVMMNLASNAIKFTQKGTVTFTLQRVNHNDDSFKFYFAVKDTGIGIDSSKHDQVFEEFKQESNSTSTTYGGTGLGLAISSKMIKMMGGNIEITSEKGQGCEFYFTIRLAKDPEKKVQKNEHKSIVYCSPKADELLLQNLQTLGYPITLLTSPKDLAAGLNQVNDHVTKSSISTNNHEPVLILDVDAFGKEVDTIHELFPRLPLLLARQNNADKPDYGDKVAGYITLPLLGSRLDALIKSAKAYDARLSHSELDEDGELATAKPISSSEHNGMVLIVEDNVVNQKVVSINLKKLGYHYEIANNGAEAVEIFKQQHQKVSLILMDCMMPIMDGFEATQTIRDFEQQQQLSGTHIIALTASILDDDIQRCFDSGMNDYLPKPFRREVLIEKLEKHAVCEN, from the coding sequence ATGACCAGAGCAAAAACGCATTCAATACAGACACTACTCTACTGGGGAACAGGCATTATTATGGCTTTAGTTCTCATTTTCTTTTACGCCAACAGCCAACTGGATAAAGAAGAAAACGAACTTCATCTATTGCAACTAGACATTGCATTATCATCCCAGCAGATGCTAATGATGCGTCGACATGAAAAAGACTTTCTTGCTCGCCACGACAATAAGTACGTTGCAAAAATGTCAGATGAAGCTAAAGCCATTAAGTCCCGCCTACTGACAATAGACGATAATATGGCAGCACACAGGCTTAAGGCAGATTTTAATAATAACAACACGCTGGCTGCCATTGATGCATACCAAGCGCAATTCAAACGCCTTACCGACACGGTCTACCTTATTTATGGGGATACTCAAAACACGGGGGCTGCCGATAAGCTCAAACAGTCAACGTTAGATTTTGAGCGAGTTGCCTTTACGGCTAATGATGAGCAATTGACTTATCAACTCATCGACCTCCAATCTTTACTGATTGCATTTTTTAAAGATTTTGATACCACCCTTATTCCACAAATAGACCTAGCCTTTGACAATCTTCAGCAACGCGTAAATACACAGACAAACAACCAACAGCTCAAGATTCAATTCTCTCAATTTTCAGACCATTACTACCTATTAAAAGGCTATTTTGAAACACTCGGCTATGACCACAATTCTGGGCAACTTGGCAAGCTGCGCGCAACCATTCATAGCGTCGAATCCAATTTAAGTAGTCTCTACAATATTATTCCCAGCTTGATACAAAATAAGCTGTCTAATTACATGTTCTATCACAACCTATTAGCTGGCTTACTTGGCTTATCCATTCTTGCCGTGCTGAGTTTTGTTATTCGCTCAGTATCAAATTTAGAGTCAGCGCTTGTCAGATCCCGTGAAAAAGAAACCAAAGCAAACCGTGCTAAAAGCTCATTCCTTGCCAACATGTCTCATGAAATTCGTACCCCATTGAACGGTATTATTGGCATGACAGAAATACTGGCAGATTCCAAGCTATCAGCGATTCAAAAAGATTACCTCACAACCATTAATTCATCATCCCAAACATTACTGATGCTGATTAACGATGTGCTTGACCTTTCCAAAATTGAATCAGGTCACTTGGAAGTTAATGCCCATACCTGCGATATTCGTGAAATTATTTACGATACAGCTGCGCTTATTGCACCTAAAGCCCAACAAAAGAATGTCGATTTGCGCATTAATATGGATGCCAATATCCCAGATTATGTCCGTGCTGATGAACAAAAAATCCGCCAGGTGATGATGAATCTCGCATCAAACGCCATCAAATTCACTCAAAAAGGCACTGTCACTTTCACACTTCAACGTGTTAATCATAATGACGATAGTTTTAAATTTTACTTTGCTGTTAAAGATACAGGTATAGGCATTGATAGCAGCAAACATGACCAGGTTTTTGAAGAGTTCAAGCAAGAAAGTAACAGTACATCCACAACCTATGGTGGTACGGGCCTCGGGTTAGCCATTTCATCCAAAATGATAAAGATGATGGGTGGTAACATTGAAATCACATCGGAAAAGGGCCAAGGATGTGAATTCTACTTCACAATCCGTCTTGCCAAAGACCCAGAGAAAAAAGTACAAAAAAATGAGCATAAATCTATTGTTTACTGCTCGCCAAAAGCTGATGAATTACTTCTGCAAAACCTACAAACACTGGGCTACCCAATTACCCTATTAACGTCACCAAAAGATCTCGCTGCAGGTCTTAACCAAGTGAATGACCATGTAACAAAAAGCAGTATATCCACAAACAATCATGAGCCCGTCCTCATTCTTGATGTCGATGCTTTTGGAAAAGAAGTCGATACAATCCATGAATTGTTCCCTCGCCTACCACTACTGCTCGCACGTCAGAACAATGCCGACAAACCTGATTATGGTGATAAAGTTGCAGGCTACATAACCTTACCGCTACTTGGTAGCCGTTTGGATGCGCTGATTAAATCAGCAAAAGCATACGATGCAAGGTTAAGTCATAGTGAGCTCGATGAGGATGGTGAATTAGCAACAGCAAAACCAATCTCTTCTTCTGAACACAATGGCATGGTATTAATTGTTGAAGATAACGTCGTTAACCAAAAAGTCGTCTCTATCAACCTAAAGAAACTGGGGTACCACTATGAGATTGCAAATAATGGTGCAGAAGCTGTAGAGATATTTAAGCAGCAACACCAGAAGGTATCGCTGATATTAATGGATTGCATGATGCCAATTATGGATGGGTTTGAAGCAACACAGACTATCCGTGATTTCGAGCAGCAACAACAGCTCAGTGGCACGCACATTATTGCGCTTACTGCATCCATTCTTGATGATGACATCCAACGCTGTTTTGATTCAGGCATGAATGATTACCTTCCTAAACCATTTCGTCGAGAAGTGTTAATCGAAAAATTAGAAAAACATGCTGTGTGTGAAAACTAA
- a CDS encoding pirin family protein — translation MAYRTVNQILKSHSSSDGDGVRIQRVHGFDNPHFSPFLMIDELKSLSPDDYIGGFPPHPHRGIETLTYMLNGHFQHKDHLGNVGELRSGGAQWMSAGKGIVHSEMPIMANEQLHGFQIWINLPASKKMSDPQYHDFQSNVITEKQLSDNSLLRIIAGDLTIDGETLTGPLLQTGVPLTVADWQADSNDKMQACLNPDFQAMLYVYQGEISIGDISVAQGHLTLLSTGESLAITANERSGVLLLAGTPINEPVVHYGPFVMNSMDEINQAVEDYQNGTFI, via the coding sequence ATGGCCTACCGAACAGTGAATCAAATTCTTAAATCACACTCGTCATCTGATGGAGACGGTGTACGTATTCAGCGCGTACACGGATTTGATAACCCACACTTCAGCCCATTCTTAATGATTGATGAACTCAAGTCACTCTCACCTGATGACTATATCGGTGGATTTCCACCCCACCCACACCGTGGTATCGAAACGTTAACCTATATGCTTAATGGCCATTTCCAGCATAAAGATCACTTAGGAAATGTTGGTGAACTTCGCAGTGGCGGCGCACAGTGGATGTCAGCAGGTAAAGGGATCGTTCATAGTGAAATGCCAATCATGGCGAATGAACAACTGCACGGCTTTCAGATTTGGATTAATCTCCCTGCCTCGAAAAAAATGTCAGATCCTCAATATCACGATTTTCAATCGAATGTCATTACCGAGAAACAGCTTAGTGATAACAGCCTGCTCCGCATCATTGCAGGTGATCTTACTATTGATGGTGAAACCCTCACAGGGCCGCTGCTACAAACGGGGGTGCCGCTTACCGTAGCCGACTGGCAAGCAGATAGTAATGATAAAATGCAAGCATGCTTAAACCCAGATTTCCAAGCCATGTTGTATGTGTATCAAGGGGAAATCAGTATTGGCGATATTTCCGTCGCACAAGGACATTTAACCTTGCTATCGACAGGCGAAAGTTTAGCAATAACAGCCAATGAACGAAGTGGGGTTTTACTGTTAGCGGGTACACCAATCAATGAGCCGGTTGTGCACTACGGCCCTTTTGTAATGAATAGCATGGATGAAATTAACCAAGCCGTTGAAGACTATCAAAACGGGACTTTCATTTAG
- a CDS encoding YajQ family cyclic di-GMP-binding protein: MPSFDIISEVDLVEVRNAVDNSARELETRFDFRGVDASIKLEKEAVKITTESDFQLSQLVSILRSNLAKRYVDAQSMEQQATTRTGKSFSCVVEFKQGVDQAIAKKVVKLIKEAKLKVQASIQGDKVRVTGKKRDDLQATMAAIREAELGQPLQFDNFRD; encoded by the coding sequence ATGCCATCTTTTGATATTATTTCTGAAGTTGATCTAGTAGAAGTAAGAAATGCTGTCGACAACTCAGCGCGTGAACTTGAAACTCGTTTCGATTTCCGCGGTGTTGATGCAAGCATCAAACTAGAAAAAGAGGCAGTTAAAATCACAACTGAATCTGACTTCCAACTTAGCCAACTTGTTAGCATCCTTCGCAGTAACCTTGCAAAGCGTTACGTTGATGCACAATCAATGGAACAGCAAGCCACTACGCGTACAGGCAAGTCATTCTCATGTGTAGTTGAATTCAAGCAAGGTGTTGATCAAGCTATCGCTAAGAAAGTTGTTAAGCTAATTAAAGAAGCCAAACTAAAAGTTCAAGCATCAATCCAAGGCGATAAAGTGCGTGTAACGGGTAAAAAGCGAGACGATCTGCAAGCAACTATGGCGGCAATTCGTGAAGCTGAATTGGGTCAACCACTGCAGTTTGATAACTTCCGCGACTAA
- a CDS encoding porin, giving the protein MKLKLSAVLIPTLLFAGQASAITVYEDDQTTFDVGGVFVLDAFQPKWGDDEIFSAGRSILNFGFERQLTSDTSIDAKLEWDQFLNSPSSGKANFRNRLGYVTVKNDTFGSLRFGKQWSAYHDVARYMDNMVIIDPDATPIYSEGTDGGFAATGRGDNLAAYRYSKDGLNVSAHYGFTSTDSTSTVDVKRDHNIAASTSYDFDFGLSLGVAYLENKVSVTSGSVNGLKDGDKQTATTIGGQYVRGGLKVATAYTKGEKIHKAGLLGGVSTAEWADADAFDVYAHYVFESGFRPFAYASNVNFKEDARGINGDRQVYALGLAYSFTPETILTFEAKQNKLNEFSANSSTTDNGGGFNFVYSF; this is encoded by the coding sequence ATGAAATTAAAACTATCAGCAGTATTGATCCCAACCCTTTTGTTCGCTGGCCAAGCTTCAGCAATTACCGTTTATGAAGATGATCAAACGACATTTGATGTAGGTGGTGTATTTGTACTGGATGCCTTTCAACCTAAATGGGGTGATGACGAAATTTTCTCGGCAGGTCGCAGTATCTTAAATTTTGGTTTTGAACGTCAATTAACTTCAGATACCAGCATAGACGCTAAATTAGAGTGGGATCAGTTTCTTAACTCGCCATCTTCTGGCAAGGCTAACTTCCGTAACCGCTTAGGTTATGTGACAGTGAAGAATGATACTTTTGGTAGCCTACGTTTTGGTAAACAATGGTCTGCATATCATGATGTTGCTCGTTACATGGATAACATGGTGATCATCGACCCTGATGCGACACCTATATACTCTGAAGGTACGGATGGTGGATTTGCGGCGACAGGTCGTGGTGATAACTTGGCCGCATACCGTTACAGTAAAGATGGTTTGAATGTTTCTGCGCACTACGGTTTTACCAGTACCGATTCGACGTCTACGGTTGATGTGAAACGTGACCATAACATTGCGGCGTCAACCAGTTACGATTTTGATTTTGGATTGAGCTTAGGTGTTGCTTACCTAGAAAACAAAGTGAGCGTTACAAGCGGTTCAGTTAATGGCCTGAAAGACGGTGATAAGCAAACAGCGACAACCATTGGTGGTCAGTATGTGCGTGGTGGCTTGAAAGTTGCGACAGCGTACACTAAGGGTGAAAAAATCCATAAAGCAGGTTTGTTAGGTGGTGTTAGTACTGCTGAGTGGGCAGATGCTGATGCGTTCGATGTATATGCGCATTATGTGTTTGAATCGGGCTTCCGTCCATTTGCTTACGCCTCTAACGTGAACTTCAAAGAAGATGCTCGCGGTATTAACGGTGATCGTCAAGTGTACGCATTAGGTCTTGCTTATTCATTCACGCCAGAAACGATTCTTACGTTTGAAGCGAAGCAAAACAAATTGAATGAGTTCAGTGCTAACTCTAGTACCACAGACAATGGCGGCGGTTTTAACTTTGTCTACTCGTTTTAA